One region of Intestinimonas massiliensis (ex Afouda et al. 2020) genomic DNA includes:
- the remA gene encoding extracellular matrix/biofilm regulator RemA — MKLINIGFGNMVSAGRLIAIVSPESAPIKRMIQEARDRGVLIDATYGRRTRAVLVMDSDHIVLSAIQPETVAGRLGAREAAEAAEEEGED; from the coding sequence ATGAAGCTGATCAATATTGGATTTGGCAACATGGTATCGGCCGGGCGGCTGATTGCCATTGTCAGTCCGGAGTCTGCGCCCATTAAGCGCATGATCCAGGAGGCCCGGGACCGCGGCGTCCTGATCGACGCCACCTATGGGCGGCGGACCCGCGCCGTTCTGGTCATGGACAGTGACCACATCGTCCTCTCGGCCATCCAGCCGGAGACCGTGGCCGGGCGCTTGGGCGCCCGTGAGGCCGCAGAGGCCGCGGAAGAGGAGGGGGAGGACTGA
- the gmk gene encoding guanylate kinase has translation MPFRKKARGQLIVLSGPSGVGKSTVISELLGQRQDIHFSVSFTTRQPRVGEANGVNYNFVDRPEFERMIADGELLEHAEYVGNYYGTSLKVIEEKLAAGIDVLLDIEVQGAAKVRAKCPEAVLIFIIPPSFEELSRRLHGRHTDGEDVIAGRLQKAREEYKEIPHYDYLVVNDKVSEAAAEIISILVAEGCRTRNRIHLVEGV, from the coding sequence ATGCCATTTCGGAAAAAGGCGCGGGGACAGTTGATTGTTCTCTCCGGCCCCTCCGGCGTGGGAAAGAGCACCGTCATCTCAGAGCTGTTGGGCCAGCGGCAGGACATCCACTTCTCCGTCTCCTTCACCACCCGACAGCCCCGGGTGGGAGAGGCCAACGGCGTTAACTACAATTTTGTGGATCGGCCGGAGTTTGAGCGGATGATCGCCGACGGCGAGCTGCTGGAGCACGCGGAGTATGTAGGCAATTACTACGGCACTTCTCTGAAGGTCATCGAGGAGAAGCTGGCCGCCGGGATCGACGTATTGCTGGACATTGAGGTGCAGGGCGCCGCCAAGGTCCGCGCCAAGTGTCCGGAGGCAGTTCTCATTTTCATCATTCCGCCCTCCTTTGAGGAGCTCTCCCGCCGTCTCCACGGCCGCCACACCGATGGTGAGGACGTGATCGCCGGGCGGCTCCAGAAGGCGAGGGAGGAATATAAGGAAATTCCCCACTACGATTATCTGGTGGTCAATGACAAGGTATCCGAAGCGGCTGCGGAGATCATCTCCATCCTGGTCGCAGAGGGCTGCCGAACCAGAAACCGCATTCATCTTGTAGAAGGAGTGTAA
- the rpoZ gene encoding DNA-directed RNA polymerase subunit omega has product MMLYPAMNDLLKQVPSRYQLVNVVAHRAREIAAEAEDEGYPLEDKPVSIAIREVADGKVTGETVPQAQ; this is encoded by the coding sequence ATGATGCTCTATCCCGCAATGAACGATCTGCTCAAACAGGTGCCCAGCCGGTATCAGCTGGTGAACGTGGTGGCCCACCGAGCCCGCGAAATTGCCGCCGAGGCCGAGGATGAGGGCTATCCGCTGGAGGACAAGCCGGTATCCATCGCTATCCGTGAAGTGGCCGACGGCAAGGTGACCGGCGAGACGGTGCCGCAGGCGCAATGA